A window of the Thermoleophilia bacterium SCSIO 60948 genome harbors these coding sequences:
- a CDS encoding dipeptide ABC transporter ATP-binding protein: MTAGETTTEAAATSTGNGHLLEVTDLKKHFPIRSGILVDRQIGAVKAVDGVSFNVAEGETLGLVGESGCGKSTLSRTILQLLKPTSGSVRFRGDELNGAGSKQMRGLRREMQMIFQDPYASLNPRKRVGQIVGDQLKFHKVAEGDELKRRVQSLLERVGLNPEHINRFPHEFSGGQRQRIGVARALALEPKLIICDEPVSALDVSIQAQIVNLLEDIQDEFGLTYLFVAHDLGVVRHVSDRIAVMYLGKIVEIGPADEVYKDPIHPYTQALLSAVPIPDPRENAARTQIELEGDVPSPANPPSACRFHTRCAHATEVCSRIEPQLIDYGRGHWAACHHPIGRPDQTPADAPAS, from the coding sequence GTGACCGCCGGCGAAACGACGACGGAGGCCGCGGCGACGAGCACCGGCAACGGCCACCTGCTCGAGGTCACCGACCTCAAGAAGCACTTCCCGATCCGCTCCGGGATCCTGGTCGACCGCCAGATCGGCGCTGTCAAGGCCGTCGACGGGGTCTCGTTCAACGTCGCCGAGGGCGAGACCCTCGGCCTCGTCGGCGAGTCGGGCTGCGGCAAGTCGACGCTCAGCCGGACGATCCTCCAGCTGCTCAAGCCGACCTCGGGCTCGGTCCGCTTCCGTGGCGACGAGCTGAACGGCGCCGGCTCGAAGCAGATGCGCGGGCTGCGCCGCGAGATGCAGATGATCTTCCAGGACCCCTACGCCTCGCTCAACCCGCGAAAGCGGGTCGGGCAGATCGTCGGCGATCAGCTCAAGTTCCACAAGGTCGCCGAGGGCGACGAGCTCAAGCGGCGCGTCCAGAGCCTGCTCGAGCGAGTCGGGCTCAACCCCGAGCACATCAACCGCTTTCCGCACGAGTTCTCCGGCGGCCAGCGCCAGCGGATCGGCGTTGCCCGGGCGCTCGCGCTCGAGCCGAAGCTGATCATCTGCGACGAGCCGGTCTCCGCCCTCGACGTATCGATCCAGGCCCAGATCGTCAACCTGCTCGAGGACATCCAGGACGAGTTCGGGCTCACCTACCTGTTCGTCGCCCACGACCTCGGGGTCGTCCGCCACGTCTCCGACCGGATCGCCGTGATGTACCTCGGCAAGATCGTCGAGATCGGACCGGCCGACGAGGTCTACAAGGACCCCATCCACCCCTATACGCAGGCGCTTCTGTCGGCGGTCCCGATCCCCGATCCGCGCGAGAACGCCGCCCGGACGCAGATCGAGCTCGAGGGCGACGTCCCGAGCCCGGCGAACCCGCCGTCGGCGTGCCGCTTCCACACCCGCTGCGCGCACGCGACCGAGGTCTGCTCGCGGATCGAGCCGCAGCTGATCGACTACGGCCGCGGCCACTGGGCCGCCTGCCACCACCCCATCGGCCGTCCCGACCAGACGCCGGCCGACGCGCCCGCGAGCTGA